The proteins below come from a single Gimesia alba genomic window:
- a CDS encoding helix-turn-helix domain-containing protein, with the protein MEKKYMVRLSQKERDTLTDVRKRLKGSSQKVRRAEILLKADVQGPNWTDMKIAEAFSCRVQTVDNLRKRLVVEGFEIALNGKARESPPRQKVLDGKQEAQVIAMRLGKPPKGYANWSLRLLAEHVVELGLVESISHETIRQTLKKTV; encoded by the coding sequence ATGGAAAAGAAATACATGGTACGTCTGTCGCAGAAGGAACGAGATACGCTTACGGATGTCCGCAAGCGGCTGAAAGGTTCATCACAGAAGGTGAGGCGCGCGGAGATTCTGCTAAAGGCGGATGTGCAGGGACCGAACTGGACTGACATGAAGATCGCCGAGGCGTTTTCGTGCCGCGTACAGACTGTTGATAATCTCCGCAAACGACTGGTCGTCGAAGGGTTTGAGATCGCCTTGAATGGCAAAGCGCGGGAATCACCACCGAGACAGAAAGTTCTCGATGGCAAGCAGGAAGCGCAGGTGATTGCCATGCGTCTGGGTAAACCGCCGAAAGGATATGCGAACTGGTCGCTTCGGCTGCTGGCGGAACATGTGGTGGAACTGGGACTGGTCGAATCGATCAGTCACGAGACAATTCGGCAAACGCTTAAAAAAACGGTATGA
- a CDS encoding IS630 family transposase: protein MTQRKIQYWVIPPEADAEFIASMEEVLDTYEAPYNSEYPVLCMDEQPVQLHKEVRQPIPATRKQARRVDYEYERCGTVSVFLFTEPLSGWREVRVRDQRTKVDWAIEMERLLTTRYRSARKVIVVCDNLNTHTKGAFYEAFPAEKARSLVRRIEFRHTPIHGSWLNIAENELSTMPRQYVTGRRFESARLLRAETKAWSKYANKKQRGVDWQFKVQNARVKLKSLYPKIKT, encoded by the coding sequence ATGACACAGCGCAAAATTCAGTATTGGGTGATTCCACCAGAGGCCGACGCAGAATTTATAGCGTCGATGGAAGAGGTTCTGGACACCTACGAAGCACCTTACAACAGCGAATATCCCGTGCTGTGCATGGATGAGCAACCCGTCCAGCTTCACAAAGAAGTTCGCCAGCCCATACCGGCGACCAGAAAACAGGCACGTCGAGTCGACTATGAATATGAGCGGTGTGGAACTGTCAGCGTATTCCTGTTTACAGAACCGTTGTCGGGTTGGCGTGAGGTCCGTGTCCGCGATCAAAGGACCAAAGTCGACTGGGCCATTGAAATGGAACGGCTGCTGACAACGCGCTACCGTTCTGCCAGAAAAGTGATCGTCGTCTGCGACAATTTAAACACGCACACCAAAGGGGCATTTTACGAAGCGTTCCCCGCAGAGAAGGCGCGCTCACTGGTCCGGCGGATCGAATTTCGCCACACTCCCATTCATGGCAGTTGGCTGAACATCGCTGAAAACGAACTGAGCACGATGCCCCGACAGTACGTTACTGGTCGCCGCTTCGAATCCGCACGACTGTTGCGAGCGGAAACCAAAGCCTGGTCGAAGTACGCCAACAAAAAGCAGCGTGGAGTGGACTGGCAATTCAAAGTTCAGAACGCCCGAGTGAAATTGAAATCACTCTATCCCAAAATCAAAACATGA
- a CDS encoding recombinase family protein, which translates to MGCTIKQWLETFFTRGFEPWFIECGERGKLTPGFPQVIFRSVFLLLVLSVVTLAISVFFTVGNGYHRLLGKQSNTFLSQFTGLEAVSDERYVVPIPSLAGFGFYFVCVPLQKHLRILFYGRFSKDEQRQQSIEDQLQYCKEFLSEMGVDVSSLDEQCDRGISGEIHSRPGIDQVRQGIWKRNWDLIISEDSSRLFRGISPCMDLVGAAVDNDIRVICINDRVDTANDDWQQRLEEAQRHHGQDNYYTRFRIKRALNGLWDMGAAIGPIRAGYERYQKNPEQHKAPKFDRVDPDWAGMIRDAFQMVADGRPLDLIANYLTEQGLPKGSNAQKEEWTEGNVRSMVRCSLYRGEEIFRKTISRKQHTTGRSKQIRNPDPGNIQTRAMPHLRIIEDWLWYKANEVIDQRGARSSYPQGIDHPLYGISRDSRSPLSRLFICGICGSKMHMDGRREGGFRCSAASKNRCWNSATALRDFVYR; encoded by the coding sequence GTGGGGTGCACAATAAAACAATGGCTCGAAACCTTTTTTACTAGAGGTTTCGAGCCATGGTTCATTGAATGCGGAGAGAGGGGGAAACTCACCCCCGGGTTTCCACAAGTTATTTTTCGGTCTGTCTTTCTGTTGTTAGTGCTTTCTGTCGTTACTCTTGCGATCAGTGTGTTCTTCACGGTTGGTAACGGTTATCACCGGTTGTTGGGGAAACAGTCTAACACATTTTTATCACAATTTACGGGTTTAGAAGCCGTTAGTGACGAGCGTTATGTGGTTCCGATTCCGTCCTTAGCAGGCTTTGGTTTTTACTTTGTATGTGTGCCTCTTCAGAAACATTTGCGAATTCTGTTTTATGGCAGATTTTCCAAAGATGAACAAAGGCAGCAAAGTATTGAAGACCAACTGCAATATTGTAAGGAATTTCTGTCTGAGATGGGGGTGGATGTCTCATCACTTGATGAACAGTGTGATCGTGGAATTTCAGGTGAAATTCATAGTCGGCCAGGTATTGACCAAGTTCGTCAGGGAATCTGGAAACGCAATTGGGACCTGATTATCTCTGAGGATTCCAGTAGGCTGTTTCGAGGTATTTCTCCGTGCATGGATCTGGTTGGTGCGGCTGTCGACAATGATATCCGTGTAATCTGTATCAATGACCGGGTTGATACAGCCAACGACGACTGGCAACAGCGGTTGGAGGAAGCTCAGAGACACCACGGACAAGATAACTATTATACTCGCTTTCGCATTAAACGGGCGCTCAATGGCCTGTGGGATATGGGAGCAGCCATTGGGCCAATTCGAGCTGGATACGAACGGTATCAGAAAAATCCGGAACAGCATAAAGCTCCCAAATTTGATCGTGTCGATCCAGATTGGGCGGGAATGATTCGCGATGCGTTTCAGATGGTTGCGGATGGGCGCCCGTTAGATTTGATTGCGAATTATTTGACAGAACAGGGCCTCCCTAAAGGGTCAAATGCACAGAAAGAGGAATGGACTGAGGGCAATGTTCGCAGCATGGTTCGTTGCTCTCTTTATCGAGGAGAGGAAATATTTCGCAAGACGATCTCTCGTAAACAACATACGACAGGTAGGTCAAAACAAATTAGAAATCCAGATCCAGGGAATATTCAAACTCGAGCGATGCCACACTTAAGAATAATTGAGGATTGGCTTTGGTATAAGGCGAATGAAGTGATTGATCAAAGAGGAGCGAGATCAAGTTATCCTCAGGGGATCGATCATCCACTTTACGGGATTTCCAGAGATTCTCGCAGCCCTCTGTCGAGATTATTTATCTGTGGGATCTGTGGGAGTAAGATGCATATGGACGGTCGAAGAGAGGGTGGATTTCGTTGCAGTGCAGCCTCGAAAAATCGGTGTTGGAACAGTGCTACAGCGCTGCGTGATTTTGTTTATCGTTAA
- a CDS encoding DUF1592 domain-containing protein: MNTQFIETLSMRAFRAVCGFVISVSVLLPCSAEEKQHKHNPTVTRLLKKYCLDCHDIKTADGEREFESFSLPIKTQQQLITADGIIDQVTLRKMPPEESDQPTDEERLALIGALRDSIQEARSQFESTGSRTIMRRLSNREYENTLATLFGRRVDTLGLTADFPKEETSQHMDNIGESLVTSGFLLDQYIQAASRLVEARLGKPEMKPKSWHFTDNFKQYEELSGSHRSVFKYRYLCLYEQPNTDTRQGGYGHIEDFLAGVPISGLYDIQVQAQAMHRDTHYDPKIFRIDFSEPFQLAVVPGDVTKGHIHYPQAIEPILASTVVPDDKPEWFKFRVWLEAGQTPRFIFPNGPYESRASVIALNKRYKDEFKNPDTGVRRKALLREGKLPHIRIGEIKIHGPISEPAGSKEEIAVFGKEGFQEDHALEQLFAFANKAYRRPLNESDQQRIKALYELRLFEQATPRQAALDTLKMILCSPSFLYLSEITPEDELELHPYDLASRLSYALWTAPPDAELFAAAASGRLKKKEELQKQIRRLLKDPRSDEFVNGFLDSWLNLRAIGDQPPPRRAAWEYYAQNLPESMKQEARLFFRSLLDENGSVNYFLDADFTFVDKKLAHLYQLPEKDKLRLKDGFRRVKLSGTKQRGGLLGMAGVLTVSANGVDTSPVTRGVWVLENLLGTPPPPPPDEVPAIEADVSGATTIRERLAKHSTDQTCYVCHRNIDPHGHALESFDPIGRWRNKYPKPKGKGVGPKVDPTGKLPSGETFTDFASFKHVLLENRLDQFTHCLIEKLLTYSTGRQMERSDQYEIEDILKRAKAENYGLQTIVLEVMTSRIFRSR; encoded by the coding sequence ATGAATACACAGTTTATAGAGACTCTCAGTATGCGAGCATTTCGCGCCGTTTGCGGATTCGTTATCAGCGTTTCCGTGCTGCTGCCTTGCTCAGCAGAGGAAAAGCAGCACAAACACAATCCAACCGTCACCCGGCTTTTAAAGAAATACTGTCTTGATTGCCATGACATCAAGACTGCGGATGGTGAGCGCGAGTTTGAATCGTTCTCGCTGCCGATCAAAACCCAACAGCAGCTGATCACCGCTGATGGAATTATCGATCAGGTCACACTGCGGAAAATGCCACCGGAAGAATCGGACCAGCCGACCGATGAAGAGAGACTCGCTTTAATCGGTGCCTTGCGAGACAGTATTCAGGAAGCGCGCAGCCAGTTTGAAAGTACCGGGTCACGCACGATCATGCGTCGCCTTTCCAATCGGGAATATGAAAATACCCTGGCGACTCTGTTTGGCCGTCGTGTCGACACGCTGGGATTAACGGCGGACTTCCCGAAAGAAGAGACCAGTCAGCACATGGACAATATCGGTGAGTCGCTGGTGACTTCCGGATTTCTGTTGGATCAGTATATTCAAGCCGCCTCCCGACTGGTAGAAGCCCGTCTTGGAAAACCTGAAATGAAACCCAAGTCGTGGCACTTTACTGACAATTTCAAACAGTATGAAGAACTGTCGGGCTCGCATCGAAGTGTCTTCAAATATCGGTATCTCTGTCTCTACGAACAGCCCAACACTGATACGCGCCAGGGGGGCTACGGGCACATTGAAGATTTCCTGGCGGGCGTGCCGATCTCAGGGCTTTATGACATTCAGGTGCAAGCGCAAGCGATGCACCGCGACACTCACTACGATCCCAAGATTTTCCGCATCGACTTTTCAGAACCATTTCAATTGGCGGTTGTTCCCGGTGATGTGACGAAAGGTCATATCCATTATCCCCAGGCGATTGAACCGATCCTGGCAAGCACCGTGGTTCCAGATGACAAACCAGAGTGGTTCAAGTTTCGCGTCTGGCTTGAAGCAGGGCAGACACCGCGCTTCATTTTTCCAAATGGACCTTATGAGTCGCGTGCCTCTGTCATCGCACTTAACAAACGCTATAAAGATGAATTCAAAAATCCGGATACCGGTGTCAGACGGAAGGCGTTGCTTCGCGAGGGAAAGCTGCCTCATATCAGGATCGGCGAAATCAAAATCCATGGTCCAATTTCAGAACCAGCCGGCAGCAAAGAAGAGATCGCCGTGTTCGGGAAAGAGGGGTTTCAGGAAGACCATGCGCTGGAACAACTCTTTGCCTTTGCGAACAAAGCCTATCGGCGTCCGTTAAACGAATCGGATCAACAGCGGATCAAAGCGCTTTACGAGCTGCGATTGTTCGAGCAAGCAACGCCACGTCAGGCGGCTCTCGATACACTCAAGATGATACTTTGCTCTCCCTCCTTTTTGTACCTCAGCGAGATCACTCCCGAGGATGAGCTCGAATTGCACCCGTATGATCTGGCGTCGCGACTTTCCTATGCGCTCTGGACAGCACCCCCTGATGCAGAGTTATTCGCCGCGGCCGCCTCTGGTCGACTGAAGAAAAAAGAAGAATTACAGAAGCAGATTCGACGTCTGCTGAAAGATCCACGTTCTGATGAATTCGTCAATGGTTTCCTTGATAGCTGGCTGAATCTTCGCGCCATTGGTGACCAGCCTCCACCGCGCAGAGCTGCGTGGGAATACTACGCTCAGAACCTGCCTGAGTCGATGAAACAGGAAGCTCGCTTGTTTTTCCGTTCCCTGCTGGATGAGAACGGATCGGTGAATTATTTTCTGGACGCTGACTTTACTTTTGTTGACAAGAAACTGGCCCATCTCTATCAGTTACCAGAGAAAGACAAGCTGCGACTGAAAGATGGTTTCAGGCGTGTCAAGCTCTCTGGCACGAAACAGCGTGGAGGGTTGTTAGGCATGGCTGGTGTGCTGACGGTCAGCGCCAATGGCGTTGATACCTCTCCGGTAACGCGCGGTGTCTGGGTTCTCGAAAATCTACTCGGAACACCACCACCGCCTCCTCCAGACGAAGTGCCTGCCATTGAGGCTGATGTCAGCGGGGCAACGACAATTCGTGAGAGACTGGCAAAACACAGCACGGATCAAACGTGTTACGTATGTCATCGAAACATCGATCCACACGGTCATGCATTGGAATCATTTGACCCTATTGGCCGGTGGCGAAACAAGTACCCCAAACCGAAAGGAAAAGGAGTCGGTCCTAAAGTCGATCCGACAGGCAAACTTCCTTCTGGGGAAACATTCACTGATTTTGCCAGCTTTAAGCATGTGCTGCTCGAAAACCGTCTTGATCAGTTCACCCACTGTCTGATTGAAAAGCTGCTCACGTACTCAACCGGACGGCAGATGGAACGGTCCGACCAGTACGAGATCGAAGACATACTGAAACGTGCCAAAGCCGAGAACTACGGCCTGCAGACAATCGTGCTCGAAGTCATGACGTCCCGAATCTTTCGATCGCGTTAA
- a CDS encoding DUF1552 domain-containing protein, producing MNDKINRRRFILRSFAGSLALPGLPSLMTGSLAGNSAITESRGAGAGAQRFVAVGNLLGFQLKHFFPEKTGKGYEETTLLKPLAANRDQLTVYRGLDHGLRGGHFAVHTFLSGLLHHESKNRTDGNVTIDQFIADEIGNQTRFPSLTVGSEGGIHGGCQLSWTKSGVRVPPITGPAELFDRLFIADSKQLQAQKVKENSLQASILDSIHDEARSLSKRVNSEDKAKLDEYFSSIRDVEKRLKLRQIWSDQPKPKAPFDKPADKNTVEDLPMLYELIALALQTDSTRIATLEIGGSFLPQHLGINKSYHGLSHHGNNEESVGHLVTLERYQIEQFGKFLTRLAGISDGEQTLLDSTAVLFGSGMGNANSHTNSDLPIILAGGGYGTGEFKKAPSKGPGKVPLCNLFLDIAQRMGVEKESFGTSTGRFS from the coding sequence ATGAACGATAAAATCAATCGCCGCCGATTCATTCTTCGGTCCTTTGCCGGATCTCTGGCTTTGCCTGGGCTGCCATCCCTGATGACGGGCTCACTGGCGGGGAATTCCGCGATTACTGAGTCTCGTGGGGCCGGTGCGGGGGCACAACGGTTTGTCGCTGTCGGGAACTTGCTTGGTTTTCAACTGAAACATTTTTTTCCTGAGAAAACAGGCAAAGGGTATGAAGAGACGACGCTGCTCAAGCCTCTCGCAGCCAATCGAGATCAGCTGACGGTCTATCGCGGACTCGATCATGGACTTCGCGGCGGCCACTTTGCCGTGCATACGTTCCTGTCGGGTTTGCTCCATCACGAGTCCAAGAATCGGACAGACGGCAACGTTACCATCGATCAATTCATCGCGGATGAAATCGGTAATCAGACACGCTTTCCGTCGCTCACGGTCGGGTCTGAAGGGGGAATTCATGGTGGCTGTCAACTCTCTTGGACGAAGTCAGGTGTGCGGGTTCCGCCGATCACAGGGCCTGCGGAATTGTTTGACCGACTCTTCATCGCGGATTCGAAACAGCTTCAGGCACAGAAAGTGAAAGAGAATTCACTGCAAGCGTCGATTCTTGATTCGATTCACGACGAAGCCCGCTCGCTTTCGAAACGAGTGAATAGTGAAGACAAGGCGAAACTCGATGAGTATTTCAGTTCCATTCGCGATGTCGAAAAACGTCTGAAGCTCCGTCAGATCTGGTCTGATCAGCCCAAGCCGAAAGCACCCTTCGACAAGCCCGCCGATAAGAACACCGTTGAAGACCTGCCTATGCTCTACGAATTGATCGCGCTGGCTTTGCAGACAGATTCAACACGGATCGCCACGCTGGAAATTGGCGGCAGCTTTTTGCCACAGCACCTGGGTATTAATAAGTCCTACCATGGTCTTTCGCATCACGGTAACAACGAAGAGTCGGTTGGGCACCTGGTCACCCTTGAGCGATATCAGATCGAACAGTTTGGAAAATTCCTGACCCGTCTGGCTGGAATATCCGACGGCGAACAGACGCTTCTCGATTCCACGGCGGTCCTGTTCGGCAGCGGCATGGGGAATGCCAATTCACACACCAACTCAGATTTACCCATCATTCTGGCTGGAGGCGGGTATGGGACTGGCGAATTTAAGAAAGCCCCCTCGAAAGGCCCGGGCAAAGTCCCTCTGTGCAACCTCTTCCTGGATATCGCCCAGAGAATGGGGGTTGAGAAGGAATCGTTCGGAACGAGTACCGGAAGGTTCTCTTGA
- a CDS encoding ankyrin repeat domain-containing protein: MTKIFLQSVASKTYYVWGFGIFLLLLQSCSGSAGGVDVWEAVEKENLKAIEQYVKAGGDVNCQSWDGVTPLLNALINRKRKSYEKLLKLGANPNIIADNVASMPHYNRSVMTDAARIKDTFWIKLALEHGGNPNLQIKSSDKVRNSTVYQYALENDAFENIKLLVKHEMDLNLIDKRGETPLVLAANYARFDIVYFLLEAGANYKQKGTKGSESFIEFMRTRELGEYPDEETNQWLAKVFDWLKARGAHPKAQMKVNDRS; the protein is encoded by the coding sequence ATGACCAAAATCTTTCTTCAATCTGTGGCGAGTAAAACCTATTATGTCTGGGGTTTCGGAATATTTTTATTACTGCTTCAGAGTTGCAGTGGATCAGCGGGTGGGGTGGATGTGTGGGAGGCAGTGGAGAAGGAAAATCTGAAGGCCATCGAACAATATGTCAAAGCGGGCGGAGACGTGAATTGTCAGTCATGGGATGGAGTAACGCCATTACTCAATGCTTTGATCAACAGGAAACGAAAAAGTTATGAGAAGTTACTCAAACTTGGTGCAAACCCTAATATCATCGCTGATAACGTAGCGAGTATGCCCCATTATAATCGTTCAGTGATGACTGATGCTGCTCGTATCAAAGATACATTCTGGATAAAGCTTGCTCTTGAGCATGGTGGAAATCCAAATCTTCAAATTAAAAGTTCTGATAAAGTGCGTAATAGTACTGTATATCAATATGCTCTAGAAAATGATGCGTTTGAAAATATAAAACTGTTAGTTAAACATGAGATGGATCTTAATCTAATTGATAAGCGGGGAGAAACACCATTAGTCTTGGCAGCTAATTATGCACGATTTGATATCGTCTATTTTCTCTTAGAGGCCGGCGCAAACTACAAACAAAAAGGAACAAAGGGTTCTGAATCTTTTATTGAGTTTATGAGGACAAGGGAACTTGGGGAATATCCAGATGAAGAGACGAATCAATGGCTTGCAAAAGTCTTCGATTGGTTGAAAGCAAGAGGTGCCCACCCTAAAGCTCAGATGAAAGTTAACGATCGATCATAG
- a CDS encoding RHS repeat-associated core domain-containing protein, with the protein MNGVPETPQTLIFLADGHGSTRVLADAAGAIASISGVEQLFFYDAYGNLLNMQATQAATSYLYSGEQFDPKIGQQYLRARYYDATTGRFNRLDPFAGNTNDPQSLHKYLYTHADPINGTDPSGLSNLPSALGGLSIGSTLGSFISAAVTQVLINVATSAAVYLGEVYKQKIRPIPRNKLGIDQGYAELARAVYSQDTKGARPVWKRKARFSDDASGYKAALYENKDTRELVLAFAGTEELNPIQWPLLGIDMVTNIAYGLFNSSLQYQRAVDDSWDVIRKFPGRKLRFVGHSLGGGLATVASLSYNIKATTFNAAGVHPVGNLIIGRGQLFPAPNPVFEWFFNPGPKADKFVDAYRVRGEVLSTLQDLPPAYANAWQFGRAFYGIAGAGALAILMPNSAGKAYWLPSRYYIDPFSRHTIGTVLDSFDIVLK; encoded by the coding sequence GTGAATGGTGTTCCAGAAACTCCCCAGACGCTCATCTTCCTGGCTGATGGTCATGGCAGTACGCGCGTCCTGGCTGATGCTGCTGGTGCAATTGCCAGCATTTCCGGAGTCGAGCAGCTCTTCTTTTATGATGCGTATGGCAATCTGCTGAATATGCAGGCGACACAGGCTGCGACCAGTTATCTATATAGTGGTGAGCAATTTGATCCCAAAATTGGTCAGCAGTACCTGCGTGCTCGCTACTACGATGCGACCACAGGACGCTTTAATCGGCTCGATCCGTTTGCAGGAAATACAAATGATCCACAGTCACTGCATAAGTATCTCTATACTCACGCTGATCCAATTAATGGAACTGATCCGAGTGGTTTATCGAATCTTCCATCTGCGCTTGGTGGACTCTCGATTGGCTCAACCCTAGGTAGTTTTATTAGCGCAGCGGTAACACAAGTTCTAATAAATGTTGCTACTTCAGCAGCAGTTTATTTAGGAGAGGTTTACAAACAGAAAATACGTCCGATCCCCAGGAATAAGCTTGGTATAGACCAAGGGTATGCGGAACTCGCACGAGCAGTATATTCGCAAGATACTAAAGGCGCACGTCCAGTCTGGAAAAGAAAAGCCCGCTTCAGTGATGATGCATCTGGTTACAAAGCTGCTCTGTATGAGAATAAAGATACAAGAGAATTGGTTCTTGCCTTCGCTGGAACGGAAGAACTAAATCCTATTCAATGGCCGCTGCTTGGGATTGATATGGTTACAAACATAGCCTATGGATTATTCAACAGTAGTCTTCAATATCAACGCGCAGTTGATGATTCCTGGGATGTCATTCGCAAATTCCCGGGTCGCAAGCTTCGGTTTGTTGGCCATTCCCTTGGAGGGGGATTGGCAACTGTTGCGTCTTTGTCATATAATATAAAAGCGACGACCTTCAATGCAGCTGGAGTTCATCCTGTAGGCAACTTAATTATTGGACGGGGACAATTATTTCCTGCTCCGAATCCAGTTTTTGAATGGTTTTTTAATCCAGGACCTAAAGCAGATAAATTCGTAGATGCGTATCGTGTTCGAGGAGAAGTTTTAAGTACTTTGCAAGATCTTCCGCCTGCATATGCGAATGCTTGGCAATTTGGAAGAGCTTTTTATGGGATAGCAGGAGCCGGCGCATTAGCTATTCTGATGCCAAATTCTGCTGGTAAAGCGTATTGGCTTCCGAGCCGTTATTATATCGACCCATTTAGTAGACATACTATTGGTACCGTGCTTGACTCATTCGATATTGTGTTAAAATGA
- a CDS encoding transposase: MLNRSVARLTLFEKPDDYAAFMRVVEETWQKNPLPIFAMSVMPNHWHFVVRPTTDTQLTDFFRLLTVTHTMRWHARYATGGTGHLYQGRFKSFPIQPNDHLLTVMRYVERNPLRANLVKKAEEWEYGSAWARQQKQATPEWLATPKNPPLPRNWRALVNKPQTEAELAALRKCITRGTPFGNEKWTSNTAKRLSLESTTRPRGRPRLIKES, translated from the coding sequence GTGCTGAACCGATCTGTTGCGCGGCTGACTCTATTTGAGAAGCCGGACGACTATGCTGCTTTTATGCGGGTGGTGGAGGAGACGTGGCAGAAGAACCCTCTGCCGATCTTTGCGATGTCAGTGATGCCCAATCACTGGCACTTTGTCGTACGGCCTACGACGGATACCCAGTTGACGGACTTCTTCCGACTGCTCACCGTCACCCACACAATGCGCTGGCACGCTCGCTATGCAACTGGCGGCACCGGGCATCTCTACCAGGGACGCTTCAAGTCATTCCCAATTCAGCCTAACGACCATTTACTGACCGTCATGCGTTACGTCGAACGCAATCCCTTGCGAGCGAATCTGGTCAAGAAGGCAGAGGAGTGGGAGTACGGCTCTGCCTGGGCCCGGCAGCAGAAACAGGCCACGCCGGAATGGCTGGCGACGCCGAAGAATCCACCGCTGCCACGAAACTGGCGGGCACTGGTCAACAAACCCCAGACCGAAGCCGAACTGGCCGCCCTCCGCAAATGCATCACCCGCGGCACCCCCTTCGGTAATGAAAAATGGACCAGCAACACTGCCAAAAGGCTCTCATTGGAAAGCACCACCCGACCCCGCGGCAGACCCCGTCTTATAAAAGAGTCCTGA
- a CDS encoding ankyrin repeat domain-containing protein: MKQSRLIKLLFILTGVLVASLLAVQACMVIIIHSVSANPCGLNKSIMVENTSHAERLISQGMFDKPCGGIYPIHAASQKANQQILKLLLNKGEDPNRLDDAVFMSPIMWLVTGTGLTNETSIECFELLAENGANINLKSPDTGLSPLHLAVDSRDFKTTKVLIERGAEIDAQDKQGKTPLHYAVEYKNEMLVELLLDSGANSSLVDNNNETPLDIAKRMNFPDIQKRLTEQSKTE, encoded by the coding sequence ATGAAACAATCACGGTTGATAAAATTATTGTTTATACTGACAGGAGTGCTTGTAGCTTCACTCCTGGCAGTTCAAGCGTGTATGGTGATAATTATTCATTCTGTGTCTGCGAATCCTTGTGGATTGAATAAATCTATCATGGTAGAAAATACATCTCACGCAGAAAGATTAATATCCCAAGGTATGTTTGATAAACCATGTGGTGGAATATATCCAATCCACGCTGCTTCCCAAAAAGCGAATCAGCAAATCCTGAAACTTTTGCTGAATAAAGGGGAAGACCCAAATCGTCTAGATGACGCAGTATTCATGTCTCCTATAATGTGGCTTGTTACGGGTACTGGTCTAACAAATGAAACAAGCATTGAGTGTTTTGAATTATTAGCAGAAAACGGTGCCAACATAAATCTGAAGTCTCCCGATACAGGGCTGTCTCCTCTTCACTTAGCTGTCGATTCCAGGGACTTTAAAACAACGAAAGTTCTCATTGAACGAGGCGCAGAAATTGATGCTCAAGATAAACAAGGAAAAACACCTTTACACTATGCAGTTGAGTATAAGAATGAAATGCTTGTTGAACTCTTATTGGATAGTGGAGCAAACAGCTCGCTTGTTGATAATAATAATGAAACACCTCTGGATATCGCCAAAAGAATGAATTTCCCGGATATTCAAAAACGATTAACCGAGCAATCTAAGACCGAATAA